In a genomic window of Caloenas nicobarica isolate bCalNic1 chromosome 1, bCalNic1.hap1, whole genome shotgun sequence:
- the C1QTNF6 gene encoding complement C1q tumor necrosis factor-related protein 6: MDIIYLRTPVAFLLLPLVALGAPTDEPNVTEPAPGACKRCCDPLDSSTDDRPLPPSHHHLPYPMPEVRPYINITILKGEKGDRGEPGMPGKWGKEGPRGERGAQGPKGSKGQMGTAGDPCKHQYAAFSVGRKKALHSSEGYQVLIFDTVFVNLYSHFDMFNGKFYCYVGGLYYFSLNVHTWNFKETYMHIMHNEEEAVILYAQPSDRSIMQSQSLMLELQENDEIWVRLYKRERENAIYSDDVDVYITFNGYLVKPSLD; this comes from the exons ATGGACATAATCTACCTGCGCACACCCGTGgccttccttcttctccctcttgTTGCGCTCGGGGCGCCCACTGATGAACCCAACGTCACAGAACCAGCCCCTGGTGCTTGCAAGCGGTGTTGTGACCCACTGGACTCTTCCACAGATGACCGACCACTCCCTCCCAGCCACCACCACTTGCCCTACCCAATGCCGGAGGTCCGTCCCTATATCAACATCACCATACTGAAGG GAGAGAAAGGAGACCGAGGAGAGCCTGGGATGCCAGGAAAATGGGGCAAAGAAGGACCACGAGGCGAGCGGGGTGCCCAGGGCCCGAAAGGCAGTAAAGGACAGATGGGTACAGCAGGAGACCCCTGCAAGCACCAGTACGCTGCGTTCTCCGTTGGTCGCAAGAAAGCGCTGCATAGCAGTGAGGGCTACCAGGTCTTGATCTTCGACACTGTGTTTGTCAACCTCTACAGCCACTTCGACATGTTCAACGGCAAATTCTACTGCTATGTAGGTGGACTTTACTATTTCAGCCTCAACGTCCACACCTGGAACTTCAAGGAGACCTACATGCACATCATGCACAACGAAGAAGAGGCAGTCATCTTGTATGCCCAACCCAGTGACCGCAGCATTATGCAGAGCCAGAGCCTCATGCTGGAGCTCCAGGAAAATGATGAGATCTGGGTGAGGCTCTACAAGCGGGAGCGGGAGAATGCCATTTACAGTGATGATGTTGATGTGTACATCACCTTCAACGGGTACCTGGTCAAGCCCAGCCTTGACTAA
- the SSTR3 gene encoding somatostatin receptor type 3 produces MDTSAFSLPTPAVSEEKNVSGSWAGFTTPNGSTTTSPGVVVSGVLIPLVYLIVCVVGLVGNSLVIYVVLRHSVSESVTNVYILNLALADELFMLGLPFLAAQNALSYWPFGSFMCRLVMAVDAINQFTSIFCLTVMSVDRYLAVVHPGKSSKWRTARVAKAVSATVWVLSSVVVLPVVVFSNVPLGMSTCHIQWPEPASVWRAGFIVYTATLGFFGPLLVICLCYLLIVVKVRSSGRRVRALSSKHKLSERRVTRMVVAVVAVFVLCWLPFYVLNIINVVCPLPEEPSLFGVYFLVVVLPYANSCANPIIYGFLSYRFKQGFRRAIFRPSRRVQSQEVPPCPPEKTDDEGEEGEISKITQNGNDRQEHPLSSRERESNEQKTLPEEPVGCEKSNNLHVSYL; encoded by the coding sequence ATGGACACTTCTGCTTTCAGTCTCCCCACACCAGCAGTGTCAGAGGAGAAGAATGTCTCTGGCAGCTGGGCAGGCTTCACCACCCCCAATGgctccaccaccaccagccctgGTGTGGTTGTCAGCGGTGTCCTCATCCCCCTGGTCTACCTCATTGTCTGCGTGGTGGGGCTGGTTGGGAATTCTCTGGTCATTTATGTGGTCCTGCGTCACTCTGTCAGCGAGTCGGTGACCAACGTCTACATCTTGAATCTGGCTCTAGCTGATGAGCTCTTCATGCTGGGCCTGCCTTTTCTGGCCGCACAAAATGCCCTGTCCTACTGGCCATTTGGGTCTTTCATGTGCCGCTTGGTGATGGCTGTGGATGCCATCAACCAGTTCACGAGCATCTTCTGCCTGACAGTGATGAGTGTGGATCGCTACCTGGCTGTGGTCCACCCAGGGAAGTCCTCCAAATGGCGGACTGCACGGGTGGCCAAGGCTGTGAGTGCAACTGTGTGGGTGCTCTCTTCCGTGGTGGTGCTGCCAGTGGTGGTTTTCTCAAATGTCCCCTTAGGGATGAGCACATGCCACATTCAGTGGCCAGAGCCTGCCTCAGTGTGGAGAGCTGGCTTCATCGTCTACACTGCCACCCTGGGGTTCTTTGGGCCACTGCTGGTGATTTGTCTCTGCTACCTTCTTATTGTAGTGAAGGTACGTTCCTCTGGCAGGCGGGTGAGGGCTCTGTCCTCCAAGCACAAGCTTTCAGAGCGCAGGGTGACTCGCATGGTGGTGGCTGTTGTGGCTGTCTTTGTCCTTTGCTGGCTCCCCTTCTACGTCCTCAACATAATCAATGTCGTCTGCCCACTGCCGGAGGAGCCGTCCCTCTTTGGTGTCTACTTCCTCGTGGTGGTGCTGCCGTACGCCAACAGCTGTGCCAATCCTATCATCTATGGCTTCCTCTCCTACCGCTTCAAGCAGGGCTTCCGCAGGGCCATCTTCAGGCCGTCCCGCCGAGTCCAGAGCCAGGAGGTACCACCATGTCCCCCAGAGAAGACTGATGATGAAGGGGAAGAGGGTGAGATCAGCAAGATCACTCAGAATGGTAATGACAGGCAGGAACACCCTCTAAGCAGtagggaaagagaaagcaacGAGCAAAAAACACTCCCCGAGGAGCCTGTGGGATGTGAAAAGAGCAACAACTTGCATGTCAGTTATTTATGA